The Primulina eburnea isolate SZY01 chromosome 13, ASM2296580v1, whole genome shotgun sequence genome includes a region encoding these proteins:
- the LOC140810041 gene encoding protein SPIRAL1-like 3 — MGRGVSSGGGQSSLGYLFGDGGAPAPKPTTSTVEAPPQNQAPVACQATTEKAPSVSDKQIPAGIQGRQTNNYLRADGQNTGNFLTDRPSTKVQAAPGGGSSLGYLFGGGSK; from the exons ATGGGTCGAGGAGTTAGCAGTGGTGGGGGTCAGAGTTCTTTGGGGTACCTTTTTGGAGATGGTGGAGCCCCTGCCCCAAAGCCTACCACAAGCACCGTGGAAGCTCCTCCTCAGAATCAGGCTCCAGTGGCTTGTCAGGCGACAACAGAGAAGGCTCCTTCTGTTTCTGATAAGCAAATTCCAGCTGGCATCCAGGGAAGACAAACGAACAACTATCTCCGAGCCGATGGCCAAAACACTGGCAACTTCCTCACT GACCGGCCTTCTACTAAAGTCCAGGCTGCCCCAGGCGGTGGATCTTCCCTTGGATACCTTTTTGGTGGCGGCTCCAAATAA
- the LOC140810040 gene encoding COBRA-like protein 4, with product MNHRKWLIPYSPKMKLYLWAILLFVNILQAESFDPLDPFGNITIKWDVISWTADGYVAVVTMNNFQMYRHIMSPGWTLAWSWAKKEVIWSMVGAQATEQGDCSKFKGNMPHCCKRTPTIVDLLPGVPYNQQIANCCKGGVVSSWGQDPSLSVSSFQVSVGLSGTSNKTVKLPKNFTLLGPRPGYTCGPAKIVPSTVLLTPDGRRKTQVLMTWNVTCTYSQLLVSKNPSCCVSFSSFYNETIVPCPTCSCGCHNKKDCIMSNSYKLKMAGINTPRKDNMPLLQCTHHMCPIRVHWHVKTNYRDYWRVKMAITNFNYKMNYTQWTLVAQHPNLNNVTQVFSFDYKPLVPYQSINDTGMFYGMKFYNDLLMEAGPLGNVQTEVLLKKDKDTFTFKHGWGFPRKIYFNGDECQLPPPDAYPTLPNSAHNNLATFLKIAAGSMIWVVLVS from the exons ATGAATCACAGAAAATGGTTAATTCCATACTCTCCCAAAATGAAGCTCTACTTATGGGCAATCTTGTTGTTTGTGAACATTCTGCAAGCAG AGTCATTTGATCCATTggatccatttggaaacataacaATCAAATGGGATGTGATATCATGGACAGCAGATGGATATGTG GCAGTTGTGACAATGAACAACTTTCAAATGTATCGCCACATAATGAGCCCTGGATGGACCTTAGCGTGGAGTTGGGCTAAGAAAGAAGTCATTTGGTCTATGGTGGGTGCACAGGCAACCGAGCAAGGAGATTGCTCCAAGTTCAAAGGAAATATGCCTCATTGCTGTAAAAGAACACCCACAATAGTAGATTTACTGCCTGGTGTGCCTTACAACCAACAAATTGCTAATTGTTGCAAAGGTGGTGTTGTTTCATCATGGGGCCAAGACCCGTCCCTCTCGGTTTCTTCGTTCCAAGTCAGCGTCGGCCTGTCCGGAACATCCAATAAGACCGTAAAACTCCCGAAAAATTTCACTTTGCTCGGCCCCAGACCGGGCTACACTTGCGGACCTGCAAAGATTGTGCCTTCCACTGTACTCCTTACACCTGATGGAAGACGAAAAACTCAAGTATTGA TGACATGGAACGTGACGTGCACTTACTCTCAACTATTGGTGTCCAAGAATCCAAGCTGTTGTGTCTCCTTCTCATCTTTTTACAATGAGACCATTGTTCCTTGCCCAACTTGTTCTTGTGGTTGCCACAACAAAAAAGATTGCATCAT GAGCAATTCATACAAGCTAAAAATGGCGGGGATCAACACTCCGAGGAAGGATAACATGCCATTGCTACAGTGTACGCATCACATGTGCCCCATACGCGTGCACTGGCACGTAAAAACCAACTACAGAGATTATTGGCGCGTTAAGATGGCCATCACAAATTTTAACTACAAGATGAACTACACGCAGTGGACACTTGTTGCGCAACATCCTAATCTGAACAACGTCACCCAAGTGTTTAGCTTCGATTACAAGCCCCTTGTTCCCTACCAGTCTATAA ATGATACAGGCATGTTCTATGGGATGAAGTTTTATAATGATCTGCTGATGGAGGCTGGGCCCTTGGGAAATGTTCAAACTGAAGTACTTTTAAAGAAGGATAAAGATACATTCACATTTAAGCATGGTTGGGGGTTCCCAAggaagatttatttcaatggcGATGAATGCCAGCTTCCCCCACCTGATGCATACCCCACTTTACCCAACTCGGCACACAATAATCTTGCAACTTTTTTAAAGATTGCAGCAGGTTCCATGATTTGGGTCGTTTTGGTTAGTTGA